One part of the Flavobacterium johnsoniae UW101 genome encodes these proteins:
- a CDS encoding isoamylase early set domain-containing protein, giving the protein MSLKKQFIKTKPVVKVTFSIDAKDADSAAVVGDFNNWNASEGALSKLKNGTFKATYDLVKDAIYEFKYVIDGTYVNDPEADFYKWNDYAGSENGVLVV; this is encoded by the coding sequence ATGTCTTTGAAGAAACAATTTATCAAAACGAAGCCGGTTGTTAAAGTTACATTTTCAATAGATGCCAAAGATGCTGATTCGGCAGCAGTCGTTGGAGATTTTAATAACTGGAACGCTTCAGAAGGTGCTTTAAGCAAGTTGAAGAACGGAACTTTTAAAGCTACTTATGATTTGGTTAAAGACGCGATTTACGAATTTAAGTACGTAATCGACGGAACGTATGTTAACGACCCAGAAGCTGATTTTTACAAATGGAATGACTATGCCGGAAGTGAAAATGGAGTTTTAGTTGTATAA
- the ubiE gene encoding bifunctional demethylmenaquinone methyltransferase/2-methoxy-6-polyprenyl-1,4-benzoquinol methylase UbiE: protein MSEKITPYKDSSLGKKEQVAQMFDNISGNYDNLNRVISFGIDTKWRKKVLKLVSDSKPKVILDIATGTGDLAILMAQTKAEKIIGLDISAGMLEVGKKKVEEKKLSNVIDLVLGDSENIPFEDNYFDAITVGFGVRNFENLEKGFAEILRVLKPNGIFVILETSVPDKTPYKQGYKFYSKNILPLIGKLFSKDNSAYGYLSESAAAFPYGEALNNILRKTGFIDVVAMPQTFGVATIYSASKK from the coding sequence ATGTCTGAAAAAATAACTCCATATAAAGACTCTTCTTTAGGTAAAAAAGAGCAGGTCGCTCAAATGTTTGATAACATTTCTGGGAACTACGATAATTTGAATCGTGTAATTTCATTTGGTATTGATACTAAATGGAGAAAAAAAGTATTGAAATTAGTTTCTGATTCTAAACCAAAAGTAATTCTGGATATTGCTACAGGAACCGGGGACTTAGCTATTTTAATGGCGCAGACGAAAGCAGAAAAAATTATAGGTCTTGACATTTCCGCCGGAATGCTTGAAGTGGGAAAAAAGAAAGTTGAGGAAAAAAAACTCTCTAATGTAATTGATCTGGTTTTAGGAGATTCTGAAAATATTCCTTTTGAAGACAATTACTTTGATGCCATTACGGTAGGTTTTGGTGTGCGTAATTTTGAAAATTTAGAAAAAGGTTTTGCTGAAATTTTACGAGTTTTAAAACCAAACGGAATTTTTGTAATTCTGGAAACTTCTGTTCCGGATAAAACACCATATAAACAAGGATATAAATTTTACAGCAAAAATATATTACCGCTTATTGGAAAATTGTTTTCGAAAGACAATTCAGCTTACGGATATTTATCTGAATCTGCTGCTGCTTTTCCTTATGGTGAAGCCTTAAACAATATTTTAAGAAAAACTGGGTTTATAGATGTTGTAGCAATGCCGCAAACTTTTGGTGTAGCAACCATTTATTCAGCATCTAAAAAATAG
- a CDS encoding dihydrofolate reductase, with protein sequence MIIMIAAVAENNTLGKNNELVWHLPNDFKRFKSLTTNHHIIMGRKTFESFPKPLPNRTHIIITRQTDYNPEGCIVVDSMEKAIAACPENEDSYIIGGGEIYNLGLPYADIIEITKVHHTFEGDAFFPKISKSEWQLVESEENFKDEKHLYDYTYETYIRK encoded by the coding sequence ATGATTATAATGATAGCGGCTGTTGCCGAAAACAATACTCTTGGAAAAAACAATGAGTTAGTATGGCATCTGCCAAATGATTTTAAAAGATTTAAGTCACTTACGACTAATCACCATATTATAATGGGAAGAAAAACTTTTGAAAGTTTCCCAAAACCTTTACCAAACAGAACACACATTATTATAACACGCCAAACCGATTATAATCCGGAAGGCTGTATTGTGGTTGACAGTATGGAAAAAGCTATTGCTGCCTGTCCAGAAAATGAAGATTCGTATATTATTGGAGGCGGTGAAATTTACAATTTAGGTCTGCCTTATGCCGATATAATTGAAATCACCAAAGTACATCACACATTTGAGGGCGATGCTTTTTTTCCAAAAATCAGCAAAAGCGAATGGCAGTTAGTAGAATCTGAAGAAAATTTTAAAGATGAAAAACATCTTTATGATTATACTTATGAAACTTACATTAGAAAATAA
- a CDS encoding 2TM domain-containing protein: MEKEVHEQYEYARRRLRQKKVLYFHFVLFLLGSLFLFVANRFFGFGEGTNQNWCIWIITAWLFIFILHFIKVYITDRFMNKKWEREQIDRLVALQQKRISQLESKINEDTENKI; encoded by the coding sequence ATGGAAAAAGAAGTGCACGAACAATACGAGTATGCTAGAAGACGATTAAGACAAAAAAAGGTCTTATATTTTCATTTTGTTCTTTTCCTTTTAGGAAGTTTATTTTTATTTGTTGCTAATAGATTTTTTGGTTTTGGCGAAGGAACAAATCAAAACTGGTGTATCTGGATCATTACTGCCTGGCTCTTTATCTTTATTTTGCACTTTATAAAAGTATATATAACAGACCGTTTTATGAATAAGAAATGGGAAAGAGAACAAATTGACAGACTTGTTGCTTTGCAGCAAAAAAGAATTAGTCAATTAGAATCAAAAATAAACGAAGACACTGAGAATAAAATTTAG